Proteins encoded by one window of Aphelocoma coerulescens isolate FSJ_1873_10779 unplaced genomic scaffold, UR_Acoe_1.0 HiC_scaffold_254, whole genome shotgun sequence:
- the LOC138101362 gene encoding serine/threonine-protein kinase PAK 3-like: MIGQVCAAVCTVFSVAYSGYFLTHLTRHLTRGWRQARPLGSPAGSAAPLAPSLAEEDAEEEPNDKKPPAGVHPRPERAEPLSLDARSAVQRAASPARSAAASTPPRASTSSSSPAQQPEMREEQSLKRLRSIVSLGEPRRKYSAFEELGRGGFGAVYKALDASTGQQVAIKKMALQEEMSEELAVNEIVAMRDSRNPNIVSYLDSYLVDGELWLAMEFMDGGTLYDVVGAVYLEEGQIGAVCRECLQGLHFLHSRRVIHRDVKSCNILVSTDGSVKLADFGLCAQLTPEHDKCSSSVGTPSWMAPEVVRGEAYGPKVDIWSLGIVGLEMVEGEAPYQREPRLRVFELIERNGAPKLQNPRHHSALLRDFLRCCLQTDEDRRWSAQELLKHPFVTSGDPASSLAALIISAKQVQEDWRGDACA, from the exons atgatcgggcaagtctgtgccgcggtttgcacggttttttctgtggcgtattccggctacttcctgacccacctgactc gtcACCTCACACGCGGATGGAGACAAGCCCGTCCTTTG ggctcaccagcagggtcagcagctcctctggctccctctcttGCTGAGGAAGATGCGGAAGAGGAGCCAAATGACAAGAAGCCTCCAGCTGGTGTCCATCCACGGCCTGAACGTGCAGAGCCA ctctctcttgaCGCACGCTCTGCCGTCCAACGTGCCGCTTCACCGGcgcgctctgcagcagccagcactcccccacgtgccagcacttcgtccagcagcccagcccagcagccggagatgagagaggagcagagcctgaagagaCTGA ggaGCATTGTGAGTCTGGGCGAGCCGAGGAGGAAATACTCGGCGTTTGAAGAACTCGGACGAGG gggttttggagctgtttataAAGCCCTCGACGCCAGCACAGGACAACAG GTGGCCATCAAGAAAATGGCTCTTCAAGAGGAGATGTCCGAGGAGCTGGCTGTCAATGAAATCGTGGCCATGAGGGACAGTAGGAACCCCAATATTGTGTCCTACTTAGACAG ctacctggTCGATGGAGAGCTCTGGCTGGCGATGGAGTTCATGGACGGCGGCACGTTGTATGATGTAGTCGGGGCAGTGTACCTCGAGGAAGGACAGATAGGCGCTGTctgtcgggag tgcctgcaaggactgcatttccttcattccCGCCGAGTCATCCACAGAGACGTCAAAAGCTGCAACATTCTTGTGAGCACGGACGGATCTGTCAAACTGG ctgactttggcctctgtgctcagctcacccctgagcacgACAAGTGCAGCTCCAGCGTCGGCACTCCCAGCTGGATGGCGCCAGAAGTCGTGAGAGGAGAAGCCtacggccccaaagtggacatctggtcactggggatcgtggggctggaaatggtggaAGGGGAAGCTCCTTACCAGAGGGAACCCCGTCTCAGG gtttttgaactgatagaaaggaacggggccccaaaactgcaaaacccCAGGCACCACTCGGCTCTCCTGCGCGACTTTCtccgctgctgcctgcagacagacgaggacaggcgctggtctgcccaggaactcctgaag catccatttgtgaCCTCAGGCgatcctgcctccagcctggctgctctgatcATCTCAGCCAAGCAAGTGCAGGAAGATTGGAGAGGAGACGCTTGCGCctga